The following are encoded in a window of Heteronotia binoei isolate CCM8104 ecotype False Entrance Well chromosome 9, APGP_CSIRO_Hbin_v1, whole genome shotgun sequence genomic DNA:
- the HNRNPDL gene encoding heterogeneous nuclear ribonucleoprotein D-like: protein MEDNTDYGSSNNNNAGSGSGQEDFAEGSKINASKNQQDDGKMFIGGLSWDTSKKDLTEYLSRFGEVVDCTIKTDPVTGRSRGFGFVLFKDAASVEKVLELKEHKLDGKLIDPKRAKALKGKEPPKKVFVGGLSPDTSEEQIKEYFGGFGEIENIELPMDTKTNERRGFCFITYTDEEPVKKLLESRYHQIGSGKCEIKVAQPKDVYRQQQQQQKGGRGTSSGGRGGSRGRGRGQGQNWNQGYNNYYDQGYGSYNSPYSDQSYSSYGGYDYSGYNYPSYGYGQGYADYSGQQSTYGKASRGGGNHQNNYQPY, encoded by the exons ATGGAGGACAACACCGACTACGGCAGCAGCAATAACAACAACGCCGGCTCTGGCAGCGGCCAGGAAGACTTCGCCGAGGGCTCCAAGATCAACGCGAGCAAGAACCAGCAGGATGATGG CAAAATGTTTATTGGAGGCCTGAGCTGGGATACAAGCAAAAAGGACTTGACGGAGTACTTGTCTCGCTTCGGAGAAGTGGTGGACTGCACAATTAAAACAGATCCTGTCACTGGGAGGTCCAGAGGCTTTGGGTTTGTGCTTTTCAAAGATGCTGCCAGTGTTGAAAAG GTATTGGAACTGAAAGAACATAAGTTGGATGGCAAGCTAATAGATCCCAAAAGAGCAAAAGCTTTGAAGGGGAAAGAGCCACCTAAAAAAGTGTTCGTTGGTGGACTGAGTCCTGATACATCTGAGGAGCAAATAAAAGAGTATTTTGGTGGCTTTGGAGAG ATTGAAAATATTGAGCTTCCCATGGACACAAAGACAAATGAAAGGAGAGGGTTTTGTTTCATCACGTACACAGATGAAGAGCCAGTAAAGAAGCTATTGGAAAGCAGATACCACCAGATTGGTTCTGGCAAG tGTGAGATCAAAGTAGCACAGCCCAAAGATGTGTatagacagcagcagcagcaacagaaggGAGGCAGAGGTACTTCATCTGGTGGTCGTGGTGGTTCCCGAGGACGTGGCAGGG GTCAAGGCCAGAACTGGAACCAAGGCTATAATAACTATTATGATCAAGGATACGGAAGTTACAACAGTCCTTACAGCGATCAGAGCTATAGCAGTTATGGCGGATATGATTATTCTGGGTATAACTACCCAAGTTACGGCTATGGACAAGGATACGCCGACTACAGTG GACAGCAAAGCACATACGGGAAGGCATCCCGAGGTGGCGGTAATCACCAAAACAACTACCAGCCATACTAA